A window of Microbacterium sp. Root61 genomic DNA:
CCGAGGGTGACTTCGTCGGCGTACTCCAGGTCGCCGCCGACCGGCAGGCCGGACGCCAGGCGCGTCACCGAGATGTCGAGGGTGTGCAGCAGCCGGCTGAGGTAGGTCGCGGTCGCCTCGCCCTCGAGGTTCGGGTTGGTCGCCAGGATCACCTCCTGCACGGTGCCGTCGGCCAGGCGCTGCATGAGCTGGCGGATGCGCAGGTCGTCGGGGCCGATGCCCGCGATCGGGCTGATGGCCCCGCCGAGCACGTGGTAGAGCCCGCGGAACTCCCGCGTGCGCTCGATGGCGGCGACATCCTTCGCGTCCTCGACCACGCAGATGAACGTCGCGTTGCGGCGCGGGTCGCGGCAGATCGTGCAGCGCTCCTGTTCGGAGACGTTGCCGCACACCTCGCAGAAGCGCACCTTCTCGCGCACCTCGGCCAGCAGTTCGGCCAGGCGCGACACGTCGAACGACGGTGTCTGCAGGATGTGGAAGGTGATGCGCTGCGCCGACTTCGGGCCGATGCCGGGCAGGCGACCGAACTCGTCGATCAGCTCTTGGACGATTCCGTCATACATGGCTAGTTGAACCTCGTCGGCGGCGCGTAGGGCTCTTCACGCACGAAGGTCGCGTCCAGGACCTGCCGCACGACGGCTTCGCCGTAGCGCTGGATGCCGCCGGCCGACGGCGGAAGCCGCGGCGCGACGACGGGTGGGATCGGCACGTCGACGGCGGGGGCGGCGGTGTCGTCTTCGGGCTCCTCGTCGTCGGTCACGTGAGACGGCTCGATCTCGGCGGCCGGGAGCACGTCGCCCGCGCGGGCGGGGGCCAGCGTCGCCGTGCGCGAGTGGGAGGCAGCGGATGCCGCTTCTTCCGGTTCGTCGTCGACGGCGAACTGCGCGATCGGGGAGGACGCGTCATCCGTCGGGATCGGAGCGACGGCCCAGTCGGTCACGGGCGCGGCGGATGCCCGCGCGACGGGTGCCGACGTCGAGCGCTCCGGCGCGCGCGGCGGCGCGGCGGGCGGAGTGCGGGGTGCCGGCGGACGGGCGCTCGGGGCGGAACCGGCCGGGG
This region includes:
- the recR gene encoding recombination mediator RecR yields the protein MYDGIVQELIDEFGRLPGIGPKSAQRITFHILQTPSFDVSRLAELLAEVREKVRFCEVCGNVSEQERCTICRDPRRNATFICVVEDAKDVAAIERTREFRGLYHVLGGAISPIAGIGPDDLRIRQLMQRLADGTVQEVILATNPNLEGEATATYLSRLLHTLDISVTRLASGLPVGGDLEYADEVTLGRAFEGRRAV